One window from the genome of Amaranthus tricolor cultivar Red isolate AtriRed21 chromosome 9, ASM2621246v1, whole genome shotgun sequence encodes:
- the LOC130824127 gene encoding E3 ubiquitin-protein ligase APD2: protein MACAGCFIYFFMVRLVAYFAVLALLVLITFLALKVLGEWRERSFNEDEGEINPLMHQSDYHKTIRINYGAFEKDLESQTSCNSDGGDNGTSSKCTTLYDAKICIICYDQQRNCFFVPCGHCATCFSCAQRIFYEENRNCPVCRRFMGKIRKFFDS, encoded by the exons ATGGCTTGTGCTGGATGCTTCATCTACTTTTTCATGGTCCGTTTGGTTGCATATTTTGCAGTTCTAG CATTATTGGTGCTCATAACTTTCTTAGCACTCAAGGTTCTTGGAGAATGGAGAGAAAGATCATTTAATGAAGATGAAGGTGAAATTAACCCTTTAATGCATCAGTCCGACTATCACAAAACAATAAGAATCAACTATGGAGCATTCGAAAAAGATCTCGAGTCACAAACAAGCTGCAACAGCGATGGTGGCGACAATGGTACGAGTAGTAAGTGTACGACGTTATATGATGCTAAAATTTGTATCATTTGCTACGATCAACAAAGGAATTGCTTTTTTGTACCTTGTGGTCATTGTGCTACTTGCTTTTCGTGTGCTCAAAG GATATTCTACGAAGAAAATAGAAATTGCCCTGTATGCCGAAGATTCATGGGAAAAATTAGGAAGTTTTTTGATTCTTAG
- the LOC130824025 gene encoding metal transporter Nramp3.2-like, which yields MADPHEPLLSTMEQETAYEPTEKIDVIGINENDAAFDDSKTPPFSWKKLWLFTGPGFLMSIAFLDPGNLEGDLQAGAIAGYSLLWLLFWATAMGLLIQLLSARLGVVTGRHLAELCRDEYPKWTRYLLWIMAEMALIGSDIQEVIGSAIALKILSHGFLPLWSGVLITASDCFLFLFLENYGVRKLEAVFAVLIATMAFSFAWMFGDTKPSGSELLVGIVVPKLSSKTIQQAVGVVGCIIMPHNVFLHSALVQSRDIDHTKRVRVKEALNYYTIESSVALVISFIINLFVTAVFAKSFYGTPEAETIGLSNAGYYLQDKYGGGLFPILYIWAAGLLAAGQSSTLTGTYAGQFIMGGFLNLRLKKWIRALITRSCAIIPTIIVALIFDTSDDMLDTLNEWLNVLQSIQIPFALIPLLYLVSKEDIMGVFRIGPVLKTLAWLVAALVIVINGYLMVEFFSTEATGLLFGSVICVFTAAYTAFVAYLIWRSIASSSWFSSSKFRNDMIE from the exons ATGGCAGACCCACATGAACCACTTCTCTCCACCATGGAACAAGAAACAGCTTATGAACCAACTGAGAAAATCGATGTTATTGGAATCAATGAAAACGACGCCGCTTTTGATGATTCCAAAACGCCACCGTTTTCATGGAAGAAACTCTGGTTGTTCACTGGACCAGGGTTTCTGATGAGCATAGCGTTTTTAGACCCAGGTAACTTAGAAGGTGATTTACAGGCTGGAGCAATTGCGGGTTACTCTCTTTTATGGCTATTGTTTTGGGCCACCGCTATGGGCCTTTTAATCCAGCTATTATCGGCCCGTTTAGGTGTTGTTACGGGCCGACACTTGGCTGAGCTTTGTCGTGATGAGTACCCTAAATGGACTAGGTATTTGTTGTGGATTATGGCGGAAATGGCTTTAATTGGGTCGGATATTCAGGAGGTGATTGGTAGTGCTATTGCTTTGAAGATTTTGAGTCATGGGTTTTTACCACTTTGGTCTGGTGTTCTTATTACTGCTTCTGACTg TTTCCTATTTCTATTTCTCGAAAACTATGGTGTGAGGAAACTGGAAGCTGTTTTTGCAGTCCTAATTGCAACAATGGCTTTCTCTTTTGCATGGATGTTTGGTGATACAAAGCCTAGCGGTTCAGAGCTCCTTGTAG GTATTGTGGTTCCAAAACTAAGCTCAAAAACAATTCAACAAGCTGTTGGTGTGGTGGGATGCATAATTATGCCTCATAATGTGTTCTTACATTCCGCCTTGGTACAGTCGAGAGATATTGATCACACCAAACGAGTGCGAGTAAAAGAGGCGCTCAATTATTATACGATTGAGTCCTCTGTTGCTCTCGTCATCTCTTTCATTATCAACCTCTTTGTTACGGCTGTTTTTGCCAAGTCATTTTACGGCACACCAGAGGCAGAGACTATAGGCCTCTCGAATGCTGGCTATTATCTGCAAGACAAGTATGGGGGCGGGTTATTCCCGATTCTATACATTTGGGCCGCTGGGCTGTTAGCAGCTGGACAAAGTAGCACCTTAACGGGTACTTATGCAGGGCAATTCATTATGGGCGGTTTCCTAAATCTCCGACTGAAGAAATGGATAAGGGCGTTGATCACCCGAAGTTGTGCAATCATCCCAACCATCATCGTGGCTCTTATATTTGATACGTCCGATGATATGCTGGACACCCTGAATGAATGGCTAAACGTGCTGCAGTCGATTCAGATACCTTTTGCTCTCATTCCACTCCTTTACTTGGTTTCCAAGGAAGACATCATGGGTGTTTTTAGAATCGGCCCAGTTCTTAAG ACACTAGCTTGGCTTGTAGCAGCTCTCGTGATTGTAATCAACGGGTATCTAATGGTAGAGTTTTTTTCCACCGAAGCAACAGGATTACTGTTTGGTTCAGTAATATGTGTTTTCACAGCAGCATATACAGCATTTGTCGCGTATCTGATTTGGCGGAGCATTGCCTCCTCATCTTGGTTTAGCTCCAGTAAGTTTAGGAACGATATGATTGAGTAA